In Desulfosporosinus youngiae DSM 17734, the genomic stretch CCTTCACTCCTAGGCCGGATTTTGAAAAAGGCGGCAGAAAGCCCAGCTTGGTCTCCGGTCTCCTTAAACGACTGCGCGGTTCCCAGGCCGCTTTGCTTTATGTGGTGCTGGCTGGACTGGCACTGGTCATTCCAGGCTTGATTCTTCCTGTTTTTACTAGGATTTTTGTTGACGATATTCTATTGGCCGGAAAAGATTCCTGGCTGGTTCCCTTGCTTTGGGGGATGGGATTGACGGCGGTTGTTCGTGGGATTCTTACCTGGCTCCGACAATATTACCTGTTAAAATTGGAATCTAAAATTGCTCTGGCGTCCTCCAGCCGGTTTTTGTGGCATATTTTAAAGCTGCCGGCGGAGTTTTTTGCCCAACGCTCCGCCGGGGACATCGCCTCCCGCATGCTGAGCAATGATCGGGTAGCTAAATTGCTCTCGGGTAAACTGGCAGCCTCCGTTTTAAATCTGATTATGATTGTTTTCTATTTTATTTTGATGCTTCATTATAATGTCATCTTGGCTTTGGTTGGGCTGGCAATTGCTCTCATCAATATTTTGTATTTGAAGATGGTTGCGGCTAAACGAAAAGACACGAACAGCAAGCTCTTAAAAGACCGGAGTATGGTTACTGCAACCGGGATGACAGGCTTGCAGATTATTGAAACCCTCAAGGCCACCGGTTCGGAATCGGACTTTTTTGCCAAGTGGGCAGGTTATCAGGCTAAAGCTCTGAATTCAGAACAGGAATTAGGGGTTTCTTCCCAATACCTGGCGGTACTTCCTGCCTTTTTGACGGGAATTAATAACACCCTGATCCTGGCCTTTGGTGCCTTTTTTATTCTGGAGGGACAATTGACCATCGGCATGCTGGTGGCTTTCCAAAGCCTGATGACCAGCTTTATGACCCCTGTTACAGAAATTGTGGGGCTGGGGGCGGAGCTGCAGGAAGTGGAAGGGGAAATGAACCGCCTGGACGATGTCTTGCAGTACCCTGCCCGGCCGGAAACAGGGGACGAAGAAAAAGCGGAAGACGCAGAGAAAATGGAAGAGAGGGTTAATGCTGAGAATAAGGATCAGGGCGGGAGAATTTGCCCGGCTGGGCAAAAGTTAGAGGGCTTTATAGAACTGAAGGGGATCACCTTTGGTTACAGCCTCCTGGAGCCTTCCCTCATTGAAGATTTCAGTTTAAAGCTCAGGCCCGGATTTCGGGTCGCCTTGGTAGGCGGTTCCGGCAGCGGTAAATCCACCGTAGCGAAAATTCTGGCTGGAATTTACAAGCCCTGGTCCGGGGAAATCCTCTTGGACGGCCGCCCTAGGTCAGACTGGCTCCCGGATGTGATCACTAATTCCCTGGCCATGGTTGACCAGGAAATCTGGATGGTTGAGGGCAGTGTGCGGGACAATATCACCCTGTGGGATGAAACGGTTTCGGAATTCGAACTGATACGGGCGGCTAAGGATGCCTGTATTCATGAAGACATCACATCCCGGGCAGGCGGTTATGACCAAAGGGTGGAAGAAGGCGGGAAGAATTTCAGCGGCGGGCAAAGGCAGCGTCTGGAGATCGCCAGGGCCTTAGTGCAAAATCCCGCAATTATAATCTTGGATGAGGCTACCAGTGCCCTGGACCCCTTAACTGAAAAAATAGTGGATGAAAATATCCGGCGCCGGGGATGTACCTGTGTGATTGTAGCCCACCGTTTGAGCACCATCCGGGACTGTGATGAGATTATCGTTCTGGAGAAAGGGAAAATCGCCGAGCGGGGCACTCATGAAGAATTGTATGCGCGAGGCGGCCTTTATGCCGGCCTGATCAAAACCGGCTGATCTGCAGAACGGCAAAAAGGGGCCTTCAGAGATATTTATATATGCTTGGCACTAAGCGAGTTTTCTTTATAAAGCAGGTGAATTATGGCTATTGCAGATTTTTTTGAGAGAGAAGGCACTAAGGTCTTATTAGCGGGCAGCAAACCGCAAATGCTGGACGATCCTGGTTTCGTCTGGTTTGTCGGGCCGGAGAAAGTTACTGTCTTTATAACGGCTTTGTCCATGGATAACCAGCCGGGAGTTAAGAATTTTCTGTTTGAAGCCGGACCCGGTGAATTGCTCTTTGGCCTGACCCCGGAAGAGCTTCCCCAAAAAACGGCTTTAATGGCATGCGGGCGGCTAGGCTCCAGCCTGATCCGGCTGGAAGCAAAGCGGCTCGAAGAGTTTCAGTCAGAGGAAATATCCCGGGAAAGAGCCAGGTTGACGGCCTGTTGGCTGGAAAATCTGAGGAAAGCCGCTGGCGGCGAGATAATTGGGCAAAGCAGGGAACCTAATCTGGCCGATAACGCTTTAAGTGAGGTTGCAGCTTCAGGGGACCTTGGTCAGAGCGAGTATGATCACAGTCTGGCTCTGCGCGCGATCACAGAATCTTGGCAGGAAAAAAGGCAGACGGAAGCAAAACGCCTGCAAAAAAGGAAAGACAATGACCTGTGGCTGATGGACAGTGTACTTTCTCGTCTTGCCTCCCTGAATAGCAAAGAGGAAGAAAGGGGTCTCGACGAGGAAAGCGGCGATCCGCTGCTGGATGCCTGCCGTCTGGTAGGGCAAAGCATGCAGATCAAAATTGAAACGCCTGATTTAAATAGTCATGATGATGACGGCAGAGAAGGCTATGTCTCGGAGCTTACCTTAGACGCAATTGCCCGCGCTTCCAGTATCCGGATCAGAGAAGTGGCTTTGAACGAGGAATGGTATAAAGAGGACAGCGGCCCGATCCTGGGGTTTAGGGAAGAAGACGGCAGACCGGTTGCTCTGATCCCTGTTTCGCCTGGTGCCTATATTCTTCATGACCCAGTCTTACATAGCCAAAAAAAGGTGGACCGGGAAACGGCTGCTCAAATCAGAGGGTGGGGGTATGTTTTCTACCGTCCCTTCAACCCTAGAGCGATTAAACTGGGTGATCTTCTCTCCTTTGGTTTGCAAAGCTGCTGGAAAAGGGACTTGCTGGTGATTGTGCTCATGGGTATTCTGGGAGGACTCCTGGGTACTGCCGTTCCCTTGGCAACCGGCATCGTCTTTGACAGCATTATTCCTGAAGGAGATAAGGGTGCGCTTCTGCAAATTGCTTTGATCCTGGGGTCAGCCGCCCTGGCCTCGATGTTATTTCAATTGACCCGTTCTTTAGCAACAATGCGCTTGGAAGGAAAAATGGACGGAACACTCCAGGCGGCGGTCTGGAACCGCTTGCTAAGTCTGCCGGTGCCCTTCTTCAAAGAATATTCAGCAGGGGAATTGGCCATGCGGGCTATGGGAATCAGCCAGATCAGGGTCATCCTTTCAGGAACAACCCTTAATACAATCCTATCCGGCATTTTTTCGGTCTTCACTTTTGTTCTGCTATTCTATTACGAAGCCCGGCTGGCCTTGGCAGCTGCAGTACTGGTTGCCCTGGCTGTCCTGATTATGGGGTATCTGGGTTACCGCAAGGTAAGCTGGGAGCGCCAAGTCTTGGAGGTTTCCAACCATATCTCCGGTTTAATGCTGCAGCTGATTGGCGGAGTGATCAAGTTCCGGGTGGCAGGTGCGGAAAAGAGAGCCTTCAGCCGCTGGGCCCGGGAATTTAGTTTACAGCGGAAACTGGTTTTCCGGAGGGAAACTGTGGCCAATGTTTTAACCACATTTTATTCCATATTTCCGGTTCTCTCCAGCATCATTATTTTCTATGCTCTGACTTCCTTAACTGAGCCGCTGCCGGCCGGTCAGTTCGTCGGCTTTTATTCGGCCTTTACGACCTTTATGCTCTCTATGGTTTCATTGTCTGACGCCTTAATCGGCGTTAACCTGGTGATTCCTCTCTACCAAAGGGCCAAACCGATCTTGGAAACCCTGCCTGAAGACGATGAAAAGAAGATTAATCCCCGGGTTTTAAACGGTTCAATTGAAGTAAGCCACGTCTCTTTCCGTTACCGGACTGACGGCCCCCTGGTCCTGGAGGACGTTTCCTTTGAAATTAAAGAAGGGGACTATGTCGCCCTGGTGGGTACTTCCGGCTGCGGTAAATCCACACTCTTTCGGATTCTCTTGGGTTTTGAAAAACCGGAAACGGGAAAGGTTTATTATAATGGACAGGACCTGGCCAAAGCAGATGTCCGGGCTGTGCGCCGGCAGTTGGGTGTAGTGCTGCAAAACGGGCAGCTGATGACCGGCAGCATCTTAAGCAATATAATCGGCGCCAATCCCCGGCTAACCATCGACGACGCCTGGGAAGCGGCCAAGATGGCGGGAATTGAAGAAGACGTCCGGGAAATGCCCATGGGCATGTTTACCATGGTCAGTGAAGGTGCCGGCACCATCTCCGGTGGGCAGAAACAGCGCCTGATGATTGCCCGGGCTATTGTCAATAAACCGAGGATCATTTTCTTTGACGAAGCTACCAGCGCCCTGGACAACCGGACCCAGGCTATTGTCAGCCAAAGTTTGGATAAGCTGCAGGCAACCAGGATTGTCATTGCTCACCGCCTGAGCACGATTATGAACTGCCACAAAATCTTGGTGATGGATCAGGGGAAAATTGTGGAGCGCGGAACCTATCAGGAACTTATGGACAAGGAAGGGGTCTTCGCTGATCTGGCCAGAAGACAGTTGGTGACCTTTTCTCGATAAAACGGATACTCCAGAGTTAGGTTTTCTAACAAACAGATTCTGGTGATTGGGGCCGGTGCCGCGGGGATGGAATTTGCGCGGGTCGCGGCCCCGGGCGGACATAAGGTTACCATTTGGGAAGAGAACGGACAGACGGGGGGACAATTAGCCTTGGCGGCAGCTCCTCCGGGACGGCAGGATTTCTTATACTTTGCTGACTACTTAGCCAATGCCTGCCGGGAACTGGGGGTAAGGATTCAGTATAATATCAAGGCAACTCCGGACAAGATTCTGGTCGCTGTGCAGAAGGTCGAGTTTAATAGAGTTGTTCTGGCCACCGGAGCCCAGCCTATCACTCCGCCGATCAAAATTGAAGCAGGTGCAGAGGTTCTTCAGGCGTGGGATGTATTATTAGGCCGTAAAAAAACGGGGCGAAACGTGATTATCGTCGTCGGCGGAGCTGTGGGTGTGGATACTGCTCTGCTCTTGGCGGAAGCAGGTACGATGGACAGTCAAAGACATTGTCGAGAAGGCCTTTGGTAACCTAAAGGAGAGATTGAATTTCCGTAGAATGCAGGTTTCATCCGAATTATCTCTAAACGGCAAACTTTTTGTTGAGTTTATTGCCCTCATTTATCTATCCTATGTAAAAAAGAAAATGCAGGATGCCAGACTTTTTGAAGCATGGACAATGCAAGGCCTGTTGGATGAACTGGACACCATTGAGTTGTTTGAGGCCCCAGGACATGGTTGTATTCTAGGCGAGGTGACTAAAAAACAAGAAGGTATCTACAGAGCCTTAGGTGTGAATCCACCCTCGTTATAAATTTCGGGAACTCAGGTAACACAGGGAGCAGGACTAGCGAAGTCTATGCTCTTTTTTTATGTCACGAAACGGCCTGACTTCCTACATGACTTTCAGAACAAAAGCGTGTGTGAGCTTATATTTTGAAAGAGTTCAATGGTATTATCTACTGTGCTATAAACACAGTAAACGGAAAGAGATACGTTGGGTTAACAACAGACCTTTTGGACGACAAGGGGTTACGGTTAGAGGAAATGGCTCCCATTCCTGTATTTTTTTTATTGACATATATAGATAATCTATATACTATACTAATATAGATTATCTATATATGGAGGCCCGAATATGGCAATCAATAAAAGTCTTTTAACTGGAAGTACCACCATACTTATCTTAAAGCTACTTGACGAAAAAAATATGTACGGCTACCAGATGATTGAAGAACTCAGAAAAAAGTCAAACAATACTTTTGAGTTAAAAGCAGGAACGTTATATCCATTGCTCCACACCTTAGAGCAAAAGGATATGCTCACTTCTTACGAAGAGACTGTTGATAATGCGAGGGTACGAAAGTATTACAGTATCACAAAAAAGGTCGCAAGCATTTGAACGAGAAAAAAGAAGAATGGGAAACATTTACTGCTGCTGTAAATGCTGTTTTGGGAGGTGCGGGTTTTGCAACCTAGTAAAATAACCGAGTATTTGGAAGTTGTGTGCCGACAGATACGTTGGAAAAAGGCTCAATCTTCTGTTTTAGAGGAAATCGAAAACCATATAATTGATCAAAAGAACGCCTTCATTAGTGATGGACTTAATGAAGAAGAGGCAACAGACAAGGCAATTGCTGAGATGGGCGACCCTATTGTTGTTGGGGAGCAACTTGACCGTGTTCATAGGCCTGGGCTTATTGGCATGAGTATAGGAATACTTTTAGTTCTAGGTATTTTGGGAACAGCGGATATGGGCAACAGTCTATTACGGCTTCTTGGGGTGGGAGACCAAATAGTGCTTGGGATAAATATCCCAATGCTAGGAGAACTAATTTACCTAGTTGGAGTGTTTGTGACCATATCTTCATTTGCAGCTATTTTTGCTCCGAGGAATATAAGTAAAGTCATAATTTGGTGTCAAGGTTTTATCCTGACAGCTATTTACTTTATGGAGGTATTCCCTCGTATTAGGTTTGCTCTGCTCTTGGTTGTTGTCAATATCATTAGCTTCCTTGTCGTATACCGAATCAGTAGAAGTGTTAAAACTGGTCTAATGTCTACTATAACGAGTTTTGCTGGACTTTTTCTATTCGTGGTAGGCACCCAAATTAATTGTTATATGTACAACCACGGAGTGAATGGCAGCTATGGAGGGTTTGAGAATGTTCCTAAAGCCTTAGCAATCATTTGTATTATGTGCTTGGTTCCTCAACTACTGATGGCAGCTTTTATATCGGCAAAAAATTCTAAAGAACGAATAGCATAATTTACAGAAGAGTGACAATGACAATTAATAAGTTACTTACTAGACATAATTTACGTGTCAGGTAAGGAAATTATAAAATTAAGCAGAGAATGATGGAAGATGACTTGTTGGTAATAGATGACATCGCATTGCGTGGATGTTATGGAAAGGATTCAACTGAAAGTTCAGAACTCAGAAAACCGTTAATGGAGTTACGACAAACTATTACCTGAATGGTGACAAAGTGACCCTTCATGGAGCCGGGGCATCCGTGACCGGAGAGCAGGTTTTTTGTGGGCGGCCCCATACCCTAAACCGATAGGGGAATGAAAAACGAGGCGCTTCACAAGGAAGTGTCTCGTTTGCGTCTGTTTTTGTTCCGTTAAGCTATGCCGGGGGATTTTCATATATTGAGTGGGTCGGGCAGAGTAGTCACACGAATTGCACGATCGAGGAGGTGTTGGAAAGTGTCGGGTTGAAGGTAAACTGAATAGAAATGTTTCGGTTAATCTCCATGAGTATTAGAGTAAACTCATTAAAATAAATCACTATGTGTTCCTGTTCGTGTCAAAGACAATATCAAGATGTCCTTTTCAACTTTATAAATTAGCAGCCAGTCAGGAGTGATATAGATCCTCCATTAAAGCACTGACGCTGTCAAAGGCTTTGCTCATATTGCGATTGTTATTGACATCATCAATAGCAGCCAAGGTTTCAGCATTAGGTTGTTCAATGCGGAGGTCAAAAGGAATGCCGCCGTAGCGAACGGAATAACGCAGGAAAATATTCATAGCTGTGGACATATTAAGCCCTAGCTCAGCAAATATGGCCTCAGCCTTGCGTTTTAATTCCTCATCCACTCGAATATTTAAGTTGGTTGTATTAGCCACAATACCAACCCCTTTCTATACTTAGATTATATAGTATTATATGCAGTTATTCAAAAAATTCCCTGATTTGCTTTACGTTGTCATTACAAATCTATATAAAAACTCTCTGTCCCGGAAATCATTCCGAAGGTAAAATTACTTGTAGGAGATACATGGAAAGTGGTTGATTAAAATTAATTTGTATCAGTGAAAGGCGTCCTTCTCTCACTTTTATAGTGAGAGAAGGACGCTTCTTGTTACCTGTACCCACTTTGAATTTTGAGAATTGAAGAGTTTTTACAAAATCACCTTCAGGACTGTTCCACCGGCTTAGAGGTACTTTTGGGGAGATTTCTCATCTCAAACAGGATAACTGTAACTGTAATCAGAACAGACAAAGTATCTGCTATTGGAGCTGTTCTCCATACTCCCTCGATTCCCCAAAAGCGAGGAAGAATGATCAGGAGCGGGATGAACAACAATACCTGGCGGGAAAGACTCAGCAGAGTGGATTGAACAGGTTTGCCCACGGCTTGAAAGTAACTGGAACAGAGAATTTGGACACCGATGAGGGGAAGAAGGGCAAAGAATGTCAGCATCGCATGGACAGTAAGCTCGGTAAGCGGCAGATCCCCCTTGCTGAAAAGCCCCACAATTTGATCAGGCCAGATCAGAATAACGATAAAGCCGGTCACGGCCATAATGGTACTGACAAACACTGATTTCTTTAAAGTTTCTTTAACCCGGTCATATTGTTTTGCACCATAGTTAAAGCCGATTAAAGGCTGAGCACCCTGGCTGATACCAACAATGGGCATGAATATTAATGTAGCAATACTCATAATAATCCCAACGGCAGAAAGGGCCAGGTCTCCGCCATAGACCATCAGAGTTTTGTTCAAAATCGTTTGTTGAACGCTGTTGGCGATCTGCATGGCAAAGGGAGCAAATCCGATTGAAAGAATACCCAGGACAATAGGCAATTGGGGCTTGAGATTTCTCAAGTAGATTTTAATCGTACTGCGGCCTGAAAGATAATAACCAAGAACGAAAAGCGCGGATATAGTTTGACCGCAAATCGAAGCTAAAGCAGAGCCTTTAATACCTAAACCGAGTTTAAAGATAAAAATGTAGTTTAAGATCGTGTTGATTACTGCACCAATGATCTGAGTCAGCATAGCATAGCGGGGGTTTCCTTCGGCCCGAATGAAGTTGTTCATACCAAAGGCAATCGAACCGGAGACTGAACCCAACATAATGATATGAGTAAAATCACGGGCATAGGGCAAAACTGCTTCACTGGCTCCGAACAACTTCAGGATGGGATCGGTGAAAGCCAGATAAAGTGCTGCCAGCAGGAGCGGAAGTAAAATGAGCAAGACAGTGGCATTGCCGGCGATCTTTTCAGCTTCTTCTTTCTTTTGTTCGCCAAGGCGGATAGAAATGAGGGCTGTGGCTCCGATGGCAATCAACATGGACGTTGCCATCATGATGATCATAATCGGAAATGCCACCGTTGTGGCGGCAATCCCTACAGATCCCACACCTTGACCGACAAAAATCCGGTCGACAATATTATAAAGGGCATTGACCAGCATTGCGATGATCGCCGGCAAGGAAAATTTCCAAAGAAGTTTACTGATCTTTTCGTCGCGCATTTCTAAATTCTTATTCATAATGTAGCTCCTCTAAATTTTTTTCATATCGAGCCGCTTACCGATTTCAGTTAAGGTCAGGTAATCATGCTGATAAAGAACGCTGATAATTTTACCGTGATTTTTTTTATCCAGGATGGTGCCAAAGACTCCTGCTCAGGAAGTTCCCAACAGTAAAAACTGCATTGTTGCATTAAGGCAAGAGATTAATAGTTAGAATTCTCACCTTTTAACTAAGTTATTGTATATGAAAAGTGACCTGGAATCAATTGCAATTGTAATAAATTGACGGTTGGCGCGGCGAATTTAGTATTTAAAACTTGATTGAAAACGTTTGTCTATTATGATAGACTGATGTTGTCTATTGGAATAGACGAAAGTGAGGAGGATTATGGAACAATATAAACTGTTTGATGCGGAATTTAAGTTTATGTGCATCGTTTGGGAAGCAGAGCCGCTCAGTGCCCGAAGGCTTACCGAGCTGTGTCAGGAGAGGTTGGGCTGGAAAAGAACCACTACATATACAGTACTGCGCAAGCTGAGCGACCGTGGAATCCTGCAGAATGTGAATTCCCAGGTTTCCACGATTATCAAACGGGAGCAAGTTCAAAAATATGAGAGTGAAACGGTTGTTGAAAAAGCCTTCAATGGTTCTTTGCCCAAATTCATCGCCGCTTTCCTTGATGATAAGACGCTTTCCGCCGAGGAAGCAGAAGAGATGAAGCGCCTTATTGACCGTCATAAGGAGGCTAGATGATGGGCATATTTTATGAAGATGCGTTTATGACCGTGCTCAATATGAGTGTGACAGCCAGTTATGTGGCGCTGGCTGTGCTGGCTGCCCGTTTCCTTCTGCGCAAGGCACCTAAACTATTTTCCTATGCCCTTTGGTCGATTGTACTTTTCCGGCTGATTTGCCCTGTCAGCTTTTCCTCTGGTTTTAGTTTATTGGGGCTTATCGGTTCCAACCACGTCGATAATACCTTTTCTGCTGCTCAGTATATTCCCCGTAAAATCGGGCTGATGGCTGTTCCTCAGGTGAATACGGGAATAGACAGTGTGAACGCCGGAATCAATGCCGTACTGCCTGCGGCAACTCCCTATGCCAGCGTCAACCCGATGCAGGTTTGGATTTCTTTGGCCGGTCTGGTCTGGCTGACCGGGATAGTGGTTTTGCTTGGTTATGCCATCTTTTCTTATCAGCGCTTATTGAGCCGGATCAGCACCGCGACTTGGGTCGAAGATAACATTTACGAAACGGACTTAATTCAAACGCCTTTTGTCTGTGGCTTTATCAAGCCCAGGATCTATCTGCCTCTCAGGATCACAGGGCGTGAGCGGGAATACATCATACGCCATGAGCAGGTTCATATCAAACGCCTGGATTATATCATTAAACCCTTAGCCTATTTTGCCTTGGTGATCCACTGGTTCAATCCGCTGATCTGGGTCTGTTTCTCTTTGTTCACTAAGGATATGGAGATGTCCTGTGATGAACGGGTTGTGGAAAGGGCGGAGAACGGAGAAGTCATCAGCTACAGCTCCTCATTGCTGGCTTTAGCGGCTCAGAAGAAAATGCCCAGACCAACCCCTTTGGCTTTTGGGGAAAGCAATGTGAAAGCCCGGATTAAAAATATCCTCAACTACCGCAAGCCATCCTTTTGGGCTTTAAGTGTTTCCGCTATTGCCCTCTTGATTTTGGTAGTGGTGCTTATCTCCAACCCACTGAGCAGACAAAACACATCGGACCTTCAAGCCGCCGCTTCTTCGTATAATGTTGAGTATTTGCTGAACAACAAAACCCCCTATGTGGGAAATAACTCAAAGGTGGGTGCCCTGCTCAATGGGTTGCCCCTGCCCGAGGGGATAACCCGAGGCAGCTTCGTATTGTCAACGGATAATCCTCCCTATGGCTTGACGTCTTACTACGATCTGGAAGATGATGCTCTTGAGGTTAGTGAAGATCAGTTCTTGAGAAACTCTATCCTGCTTTTTGCCCTGATCGATAATCTGGATCAGGTGACCCATACCGGGTTCTGGCATAATAAACTGCTTTCTTCCACACCCTTTCAATTCAGCTATACCCGTGCTGATGCTGAGCGGGTGGCCGGTGGGGATGTGAGGCAGTTTGCCAAGGATCAAAGGAGCTTGGAAGAGCTGATCGAGGTGGTCAAGCTGCTGGGTTCGGATACAACACAAGCCCAAGCTACAATGAAAGGCTTGGAACTCTATGTTTGGCGCAATCCGGAGCTAACCGGCAGCAATGCTATCTACTACACCCTTCTTCAGGGGACGAACCGCAATAAAACGGCGGAGGAGATTTATGATCTGACGGCGGCTACCACCAGTATCGAAGATATACGCCGCGAACTGGCCAAATACGGAACCATTGATGTTTTGGTCAGCCATCCCCTGGAAATCTCTAAGCAAGAGATGATGGAAATCGTGGATCAAATGAAAGTAAAAAACGGCTCAATTGCTGCGGGGGTAAGGTGGTTTGAGCAAAACCCTCTTTCTGAAAAAACCAGGGTGATATCCCCAATTGCCGAACTGAGGCATTTAACGGAGAAGGAATATCTGGAAGTAGGTACTTCAGAGATAGAAAATCCCTCAATCGATGATTTTCGCAGGCTGGATCTGACGCTTAAAGTGCAAGGGCTTGATGACAGGAAACTAAGTTTTCCTGAAGACCGGCAAATAACTGATGTGCTGACACCTGAGGTACATTGGTTCTCCAGCAGTTTTAGTCAGGATAATTCCTCTGAAAATTTCGCTCACTATTCTGCTGAGATTGTTGTCTATATCAGAGAGATTGGGGAAAATGGCTTGCGGGACAGACTGAAGAATTTGAATATCGATGTGGCCTATACCAACCAACAAGGGGAGAGGGTTGAACAGAGCTATAATCTGGGGGATATTCTGGTGGTTATAGAATAAAGAGGAGACTGCCGGCAGGGTTTTCCTTTACTTGCGCGTTTGGCAGCTAAACACTGCTCTCCTGAAGGAAGACCGGAATGCGACGATGGCCATGCCCTTATATTCGATGGACTCGATCAAGAAACTACACTGCTTGGTTTCGTGGTGACGAAAAGAGCATTACGACACAAAGGATATGTCTGCCCGAAATCAGGAGTTAAACTAATAAATGGGAGTTTTGAAGGATATCTAATGTCTATGAACTACTTTTATTTCCAATTATGGAATCTCTTCTAGCTCTTTGACGTTGCTGTTTGACTAAAAACTGGTGTTTTTGAACAGCCTCTTTAAGAGATTAAGCAAGTATGGATGCGATGTAAGTAATTAGTATATTCGTTAAATTTGGTCAAATGAGCTCAAAAACGTGATATAATAGGCTTGTACAACTAAATAGGGAGCAGGGTGGGCGGCTAATCCCCGTGGAAGGGGGTGATGCCATGGATAAGATGTATCAAACGCTTTCTTTGATGATTGCATTTGCAACTTTGGTTGTTTTGATACTTCAATTTGCGTTTAAAATAACGCAAAAGAAAAAGTAGCCCATCCCTGACCGGCAGCTACTTTTTCCGTACCCCTATGGTCGCCCACTTTGCGACTGGTTGTGCAGGCTAGGACGCGGTAACGTCCTAGCTTTATTTATATTCGAGTTCTTATGAATTAATTATATATCCCTTTAAGAGATTGAGCAAGTACTGAAGACAAAAGTAGCCTGCCCTGAGAAGTAGCTACTTTTTCGGCAAGATCCATTTATAAGTCCGCTCATTTTGCGGATGGTTGAACGGGAGCGCGGTATGTTTGTTGTGTATCGTGCTCTTTCTTAATATGTTGGCTGATATTGTCTACTGAGGCAACGGGCACGAACCGCGCAAGAAAAAGTGGAACAGCTCAGGTTCACTTTCCGATGTAGGTAGGGGCTTTTTTGTTTTATGACTCCGTTCGCCAAATTTTATACAAGCGTTGTGCAATAATGAAAGAGGGAGCGCAGGGGTGGCTTGCAGTGGAGCCATAGAAGTACCGCTTCCCTAAACTAAAGAATAAGACTGGACCCGATCAAAAGTAACCTGAAATGGTATTCAGTTAGTTAGAATATTGTAGTGCTTTGTCTATTAGGCGAAGTTGGTAATGAATATGGACGTTAAGAATGAATTTTTATATGGCATAAATGATTGTGGCATATTCGTAAGACGTACCGAAATAAAGTAAATTTGTTTTGAAAAAGGGGAAATCTTCGAAATTAACTTCGGGTATTTCCCAAA encodes the following:
- a CDS encoding BlaI/MecI/CopY family transcriptional regulator, encoding MEQYKLFDAEFKFMCIVWEAEPLSARRLTELCQERLGWKRTTTYTVLRKLSDRGILQNVNSQVSTIIKREQVQKYESETVVEKAFNGSLPKFIAAFLDDKTLSAEEAEEMKRLIDRHKEAR
- a CDS encoding M56 family metallopeptidase; protein product: MMGIFYEDAFMTVLNMSVTASYVALAVLAARFLLRKAPKLFSYALWSIVLFRLICPVSFSSGFSLLGLIGSNHVDNTFSAAQYIPRKIGLMAVPQVNTGIDSVNAGINAVLPAATPYASVNPMQVWISLAGLVWLTGIVVLLGYAIFSYQRLLSRISTATWVEDNIYETDLIQTPFVCGFIKPRIYLPLRITGREREYIIRHEQVHIKRLDYIIKPLAYFALVIHWFNPLIWVCFSLFTKDMEMSCDERVVERAENGEVISYSSSLLALAAQKKMPRPTPLAFGESNVKARIKNILNYRKPSFWALSVSAIALLILVVVLISNPLSRQNTSDLQAAASSYNVEYLLNNKTPYVGNNSKVGALLNGLPLPEGITRGSFVLSTDNPPYGLTSYYDLEDDALEVSEDQFLRNSILLFALIDNLDQVTHTGFWHNKLLSSTPFQFSYTRADAERVAGGDVRQFAKDQRSLEELIEVVKLLGSDTTQAQATMKGLELYVWRNPELTGSNAIYYTLLQGTNRNKTAEEIYDLTAATTSIEDIRRELAKYGTIDVLVSHPLEISKQEMMEIVDQMKVKNGSIAAGVRWFEQNPLSEKTRVISPIAELRHLTEKEYLEVGTSEIENPSIDDFRRLDLTLKVQGLDDRKLSFPEDRQITDVLTPEVHWFSSSFSQDNSSENFAHYSAEIVVYIREIGENGLRDRLKNLNIDVAYTNQQGERVEQSYNLGDILVVIE
- a CDS encoding type II toxin-antitoxin system RelB/DinJ family antitoxin — encoded protein: MANTTNLNIRVDEELKRKAEAIFAELGLNMSTAMNIFLRYSVRYGGIPFDLRIEQPNAETLAAIDDVNNNRNMSKAFDSVSALMEDLYHS
- a CDS encoding putative holin-like toxin, with translation MDKMYQTLSLMIAFATLVVLILQFAFKITQKKK
- a CDS encoding MATE family efflux transporter, with the translated sequence MNKNLEMRDEKISKLLWKFSLPAIIAMLVNALYNIVDRIFVGQGVGSVGIAATTVAFPIMIIMMATSMLIAIGATALISIRLGEQKKEEAEKIAGNATVLLILLPLLLAALYLAFTDPILKLFGASEAVLPYARDFTHIIMLGSVSGSIAFGMNNFIRAEGNPRYAMLTQIIGAVINTILNYIFIFKLGLGIKGSALASICGQTISALFVLGYYLSGRSTIKIYLRNLKPQLPIVLGILSIGFAPFAMQIANSVQQTILNKTLMVYGGDLALSAVGIIMSIATLIFMPIVGISQGAQPLIGFNYGAKQYDRVKETLKKSVFVSTIMAVTGFIVILIWPDQIVGLFSKGDLPLTELTVHAMLTFFALLPLIGVQILCSSYFQAVGKPVQSTLLSLSRQVLLFIPLLIILPRFWGIEGVWRTAPIADTLSVLITVTVILFEMRNLPKSTSKPVEQS